Sequence from the Sanguibacter keddieii DSM 10542 genome:
GGCGAGCCGGTCGAGCTGCTCTGGGTCAAGGGATCCGGCGGCGACCTCGGCACGCTCACCGAGAAGAACCTCGCGGTGCTGCGCCTCGACCGCCTGCGCGCGCTCACCGGGGTGTACCCCGGCGTGGAGCGCGAGGACGAGATGGTCGCGGCCTTCGACTACTGCCTGCACGGCAAGGGCGGCGCGGCACCGTCGATCGACACCGCGATGCACGGTCTCGTGGACGCCCCGCACGTCGACCACCTGCACCCCGACTCCGGCATCGCCCTGGCGACCGCCGCCGACGGCGAGGCCCTCACGGCCGAGTGCTTCGGCGACCGCGTGGTGTGGGTCCCGTGGCGCCGCCCCGGGTTCCAGCTCGGCCTCGACATCGCGGCCGTCAAGGACGCCAACCCGCAGGCCATCGGCTGCGTCCTCGGCGGGCACGGCATCACCGCCTGGGGCGAGACGAGCGACGAGGCCGAGGCGCGCAGCCTCGAGATCGTCGCGACGGCCGAGGCCTTCATCGCCGAGCGCACCGAGCGGCTCGCCGCCGAGGGGAAGCACCCCTTCGGTGCGGTCGTCCCCGGGTACGAGGCCCTCGACCCGGCCGAGCGCCGCACCAAGGCCGCGAGGCTGGCCCCGGTGATCCGCGGGCTCGCGTCGACCGACGCACCGCAGGTCGGGCACGTCACGGACTCCGACGTGGTCCTCGACCTGCTCTCGCGCGAGCATCTCGCCGAGCTCGCGGCGCTCGGGACCAGCTGCCCCGACCACTTCCTCCGGACCAAGGTCAAGCCGCTCGTCGTCGACCTGCCGGCCTCCGCGTCCGTCGAGGAGATCTCGGCGCGGCTCGTGGAGCTGCACGCCTCCTACCGGGACGACTACCAGGGCTACTACGACCGGAACGCGACCCCGGACTCCCCGGCGATCCGCGGCGCAGACCCGGCGATCGTCCTGGTCCCGGGCGTCGGCATGTTCTCCTTCGGCAAGAACAAGCAGACCGCGCGCGTCGCGGGCGAGTTCTACGTCAACGCCATCAACGTGATGCGCGGCGCCGAGGCGATCAGCACCTACGCACCGATCGACGAGGCCGAGAAGTTCCGCATCGAGTACTGGGCGCTCGAGGAGGCCAAGCTCCAGCGCATGCCCGCGCCCAAGCCGCTCGCCACCCGCGTCGCGCTCGTCACC
This genomic interval carries:
- a CDS encoding bifunctional rhamnulose-1-phosphate aldolase/short-chain dehydrogenase; its protein translation is MTTTSSTTTPAADLVARSNRLGADPRTTNYAGGNTSAKGTETDPVTGEPVELLWVKGSGGDLGTLTEKNLAVLRLDRLRALTGVYPGVEREDEMVAAFDYCLHGKGGAAPSIDTAMHGLVDAPHVDHLHPDSGIALATAADGEALTAECFGDRVVWVPWRRPGFQLGLDIAAVKDANPQAIGCVLGGHGITAWGETSDEAEARSLEIVATAEAFIAERTERLAAEGKHPFGAVVPGYEALDPAERRTKAARLAPVIRGLASTDAPQVGHVTDSDVVLDLLSREHLAELAALGTSCPDHFLRTKVKPLVVDLPASASVEEISARLVELHASYRDDYQGYYDRNATPDSPAIRGADPAIVLVPGVGMFSFGKNKQTARVAGEFYVNAINVMRGAEAISTYAPIDEAEKFRIEYWALEEAKLQRMPAPKPLATRVALVTGAGSGIGRAIAERLAAEGACVVIADLNLEGAQEVADQLGGPDVAVAVRADVTSEDDVAALVDEAALAFGGVDLVVNNAGLSISKPLLDTTAKDWDLQHDVMAKGSFLVAREAARAMIAQKMGGDIVYIASKNSLFAGPNNIAYSATKADQAHQVRLLAAELGEHGVRVNGVNPDGVVRGSGIFAGGWGAKRAAVYGVAEEDLGAYYAQRTLLKREVLPEHVAAAVYALTGPDLSQTTGLHVPVDSGVAAAFLR